In Methylobacterium sp. WL1, the sequence CCGCGACCTCGGTCCGGGTCACCTCGGCCTCGTCGGCGCCGGCCTTGGGTGCTTGCTCCGTGTCCGGCGCGGGGTCCGAACCGGACTCGGTCACCTCCGGCTGGGGCACCTCGGCACGACGGTCCGGCGTCGGACGGGCAGCGGGATCGCGGACCTGGACCAGCGTACGGGCGAGCCCGCGAAGTTGCGCGTCGAAGGCCGCGTGGTTCGGCGAGGACAGAACCGCAATGGCGATGAACGCCAGCGCCGCGGTGGCGGCGGTCCAGCCGAGCAGGCGGCCGGTGGGGTACCATTCGAGGCCGGAAGACGTCTCGCGGCCGAGCAGGGTCAGATAAGCGAGCCACCAGGCCGGAAGGGCGATGTAGGCGGCGTAGGCGAGGCCCATGAAGGGCGCGATCACCAGGGCCAGCGCCAGGCTGCCGGCGGCTGCAGCAGCCAACGCCGCCTTGTGGCTCCAGCCCAGGCCGACGATCAGGATCGGCAGCGGCGCCACGAGGTAGAGCACGATCGCCAGCGGGGTCGCCTTCAGCAACACTCCGAACAAGAGTGCGGAGACGAGGCCCGCGCCGATACCGATGCCGATATGTTGTGCCATGGCTTCCGCTGTCCCGCTGCCATCAAGGCAGGGTTAGAGGCGACACTGCGCCCCAACGATCGAGCGATGCCAGATCGCTCTGTGAGGACCGGCCCGGGTCTAGCCCGGGCCGGACGGTCGAATCAGCCTACTTGATCACGTAGGGCAGCAGGCCGAGGAAGCGGGCGCGCTTGATCGCCTGGGCGAGCTCCCGCTGCTTCTTGGCCGACACCGCAGTGATGCGCGACGGCACGATCTTGCCGCGCTCCGACACGTAGCGGGACAGCAGCTTGACGTCCTTGTAGTCGATCTTCGGCGCGTTCGCGCCGGAGAACGGACAGGTCTTGCGACGACGGAAGAAGGGACGGCGTCCGCCGCCAGCACCCGCACCAGCACCAAATGCCATGGCTTAGGCCTCCCCGCCAAACGTACGCTCGGGACGATCGCCACCGCGATCGCCACGGTCCGGACGGTCGCCGCCGCCGAAGCCGCCGCCGCCACCACCGAAGCCGTCATCGTCACGACGCCGGCCGCGCTCGCGATCCTTGCGGTCGTCGCGGTCGCGCTTCTGCATCATCGCGGACGGCTCGGAATCAAGATCCTCGACCCGGACGGTCATGAAGCGCAGCACGTCCTCGGAGATCTGCATCTGGCGCTCCATCTCGGCAATGGCAGCCGGCGGGGCGTCGATGTTGAGGAGCGCGAAATGCGCCTTGCGGTTCTTCTTGATGCGGTAAGCCAGGGACTTCACGCCCCAC encodes:
- a CDS encoding DUF2232 domain-containing protein — translated: MAQHIGIGIGAGLVSALLFGVLLKATPLAIVLYLVAPLPILIVGLGWSHKAALAAAAAGSLALALVIAPFMGLAYAAYIALPAWWLAYLTLLGRETSSGLEWYPTGRLLGWTAATAALAFIAIAVLSSPNHAAFDAQLRGLARTLVQVRDPAARPTPDRRAEVPQPEVTESGSDPAPDTEQAPKAGADEAEVTRTEVADALARVVPAFAANGLALLLTFYLWASARIVKISGRLPRPWPDLPATAMPRTTLVTLAAAVLMCFAPGYVGVFGVALVGAFSAAFALQGLAAFHDRSRGRPGRGLMLFGMYLILFVTQGVALVALTLFGLADTALDRRRPKDNPAP
- the rpsR gene encoding 30S ribosomal protein S18, translated to MAFGAGAGAGGGRRPFFRRRKTCPFSGANAPKIDYKDVKLLSRYVSERGKIVPSRITAVSAKKQRELAQAIKRARFLGLLPYVIK
- the rpsF gene encoding 30S ribosomal protein S6; protein product: MPLYEHVLLARQDVTSQQVETMIDTYKGVIEQNGGRLEKIEMWGVKSLAYRIKKNRKAHFALLNIDAPPAAIAEMERQMQISEDVLRFMTVRVEDLDSEPSAMMQKRDRDDRKDRERGRRRDDDGFGGGGGGFGGGDRPDRGDRGGDRPERTFGGEA